One window of Nocardioides dongkuii genomic DNA carries:
- a CDS encoding potassium/proton antiporter, with translation MTVADLDVVVLVGAVVLLAAVAAVRITSRAGLPSLLIYLAIGLALGEGGLGLRFDDADLTMVIGTVALAVILAEGGFTTDWRTVRPVAATAGVLATVGVLVSVTVTSGLVLLVLDVDLRTAIVLGAVASSTDAAAVFSVLRRMPVRGRLRAVVEAESGFNDPPVIILVTVVTSDAWSTSGPLGIAGQIGFQLLVGVLVGGLVAWAGAWALGRSALPASGLYPLATLAIAFLAFAVSGVAGGSPIMAIYVAGLVLGNSRLPHRSATASFAEGLAWLSQIGLFILLGLLASPGRLLEALPTALVVGAALTLVARPVSVLVCTTPFRMPWREQVFVSWAGLRGAVPIVLATIPMSVGLPGAERVFDVVFLLVVLFTLLQGPTLPWVARRTGATRPQNPRDVAIESAALDALDASLLQFAVPERSRMVGVEIAELRLPPGAAVSLLVRAGEIFAPSPSTDLRAGDQVLVAAPREDGAAIERRLRAVSDHGRLAGWYDGAPARR, from the coding sequence GTGACCGTCGCCGACCTCGACGTCGTCGTCCTGGTCGGCGCGGTCGTGCTGCTGGCCGCCGTCGCGGCGGTGCGGATCACCAGCCGGGCGGGCCTCCCGAGCCTGCTGATCTACCTGGCGATCGGGCTCGCGCTGGGGGAGGGCGGCCTCGGCCTCCGGTTCGACGACGCCGACCTGACCATGGTGATCGGCACGGTCGCGCTGGCGGTGATCCTCGCGGAGGGCGGCTTCACGACCGACTGGCGGACCGTGCGCCCGGTGGCGGCGACGGCCGGCGTGCTCGCGACGGTCGGCGTCCTCGTGAGCGTCACCGTCACCAGCGGCCTGGTCCTCCTCGTCCTGGACGTCGACCTGCGGACCGCGATCGTGCTGGGCGCGGTCGCCTCCTCGACCGACGCGGCCGCGGTGTTCTCGGTGCTGCGCAGGATGCCGGTCCGGGGCCGGCTGCGCGCCGTGGTGGAGGCGGAGTCGGGCTTCAACGACCCGCCGGTGATCATCCTGGTCACCGTCGTCACCTCGGACGCCTGGAGCACGTCGGGGCCGCTCGGGATCGCGGGGCAGATCGGGTTCCAGCTCCTCGTCGGGGTGCTCGTGGGCGGGCTGGTGGCGTGGGCCGGTGCCTGGGCGCTCGGGCGCAGCGCGCTCCCGGCCTCGGGCCTCTACCCGCTGGCGACGCTGGCGATCGCCTTCCTCGCCTTCGCGGTCTCCGGGGTGGCCGGCGGCAGCCCGATCATGGCGATCTACGTCGCCGGCCTGGTGCTGGGCAACTCCCGGCTGCCGCACCGGTCCGCCACCGCCTCCTTCGCCGAGGGGCTGGCCTGGCTCTCCCAGATCGGGCTGTTCATCCTGCTCGGCCTGCTCGCCAGCCCCGGTCGACTGCTCGAGGCGCTGCCCACCGCCCTGGTCGTGGGCGCCGCGCTCACCCTCGTCGCGCGCCCGGTCTCGGTGCTGGTGTGCACCACGCCGTTCCGGATGCCGTGGCGTGAGCAGGTCTTCGTCAGCTGGGCCGGCCTGCGCGGAGCCGTCCCGATCGTGCTGGCCACGATCCCGATGAGCGTCGGCCTGCCCGGCGCGGAGCGGGTCTTCGACGTGGTCTTCCTGCTCGTCGTCCTCTTCACCCTGCTGCAGGGGCCGACCCTGCCGTGGGTCGCGCGGCGCACCGGGGCCACCCGCCCGCAGAACCCGCGCGACGTCGCCATCGAGTCGGCGGCGCTCGACGCCCTCGACGCCTCGCTGCTGCAGTTCGCCGTCCCCGAACGGTCGCGGATGGTCGGCGTGGAGATCGCGGAGCTGCGGCTCCCGCCCGGCGCCGCGGTCTCCCTGCTCGTGCGCGCCGGCGAGATCTTCGCGCCCAGCCCCTCCACCGACTTGCGCGCCGGCGACCAGGTGCTGGTCGCCGCGCCCCGCGAGGACGGCGCCGCGATCGAGCGGCGGCTGCGCGCCGTCAGCGACCACGGCCGGCTGGCCGGCTGGTACGACGGTGCGCCCGCGCGCCGGTGA
- a CDS encoding SPFH domain-containing protein — MEEPTATVLVFLLVLPLLVVLAGASVRWTPPDHVLVVSRRGVVRRVVGGGPTWRWPLLDVVEVVPLDAEPLAVTVRATTRDGHDVRLLAEASVPVEPPCPGDPADVLDRARADAEADLEDELARAVGDRDVADLGRVAVRDLQVVGLDVVLRPVP; from the coding sequence ATGGAGGAGCCGACGGCAACGGTCCTGGTGTTCCTCCTCGTGCTCCCCCTCCTGGTCGTGCTCGCCGGCGCCAGCGTGCGGTGGACGCCGCCGGACCACGTCCTGGTGGTCAGCCGGCGCGGCGTGGTCCGCCGCGTCGTCGGCGGCGGGCCGACCTGGCGTTGGCCGCTGCTCGACGTGGTCGAGGTGGTGCCGCTCGACGCCGAGCCGCTGGCGGTCACCGTGCGGGCCACGACCCGCGACGGGCACGACGTACGGCTGCTCGCCGAGGCGTCCGTCCCGGTGGAGCCGCCGTGTCCCGGCGACCCCGCCGACGTCCTGGACCGGGCGCGCGCCGACGCGGAGGCCGACCTGGAGGACGAGCTCGCCCGCGCCGTCGGCGACCGGGACGTGGCGGACCTGGGCCGGGTGGCCGTGCGCGACCTGCAGGTCGTCGGGCTCGACGTGGTGCTCAGGCCCGTCCCGTGA
- a CDS encoding sensor histidine kinase, whose translation MRTETLPLYWRVCLINGTVFLAGTLALLLSPASVSQRPLVSEAVVLTLGLTLTLVTNALLLRASLAPIDRVARQMATVDLLEPGQRLETGGGGVGGRLVASFNAMLDRLEEERRSSDARALAAEEDERHRIAQELHDQVGQQLTVVLLGLKQVQQRAPADLVEELELVRESARASLDDVRRVARELRPGVLDDLGLHSALASLATGFSAHGGAAVRRSIAPGLPALPPATEVVVYRVAQEALTNAARHAAAAHVELTLQRLGDRVELVVQDDGRGLPDGATGAGLRGMRERARSVGGELAVTGSPGHGTRVRLTVPVAGGPA comes from the coding sequence GTGCGCACCGAGACGCTCCCCCTGTACTGGCGGGTGTGCCTGATCAACGGCACCGTGTTCCTCGCCGGGACGCTCGCGCTGCTGCTCTCGCCCGCGAGCGTCTCGCAGCGCCCCCTGGTCTCCGAGGCCGTCGTGCTCACGCTCGGGCTGACGCTGACGCTGGTCACCAACGCGCTGCTGCTCCGCGCCAGCCTCGCGCCCATCGACCGGGTGGCCCGGCAGATGGCCACCGTCGATCTCCTCGAGCCGGGACAGCGGCTCGAGACCGGGGGCGGCGGGGTCGGCGGGCGGCTGGTCGCCAGCTTCAACGCGATGCTGGACCGGCTCGAGGAGGAGCGGCGCAGCAGCGACGCCCGCGCGCTGGCCGCCGAGGAGGACGAGCGGCACCGGATCGCCCAGGAGCTGCACGACCAGGTCGGCCAGCAGCTGACCGTGGTGCTGCTCGGGCTCAAGCAGGTCCAGCAGCGCGCCCCCGCCGACCTGGTAGAGGAGCTGGAGCTGGTGCGCGAGAGCGCCCGCGCCAGCCTCGACGACGTGCGCCGGGTGGCGCGGGAGCTGCGCCCCGGCGTGCTCGACGACCTCGGGCTGCACAGCGCGCTCGCGTCGCTGGCGACCGGCTTCTCCGCGCACGGCGGGGCCGCGGTGCGCCGGTCGATCGCGCCGGGGCTGCCGGCGCTGCCGCCGGCGACCGAGGTGGTGGTCTACCGGGTCGCCCAGGAGGCGCTCACCAACGCGGCCCGGCACGCCGCCGCCGCCCACGTCGAGCTGACCCTGCAGCGGCTCGGCGACCGCGTCGAGCTCGTCGTCCAGGACGACGGCCGCGGGCTGCCCGACGGCGCGACCGGGGCCGGGCTGCGCGGCATGCGGGAGCGGGCCCGCTCGGTCGGGGGCGAGCTGGCGGTCACCGGCTCCCCGGGCCACGGCACCCGGGTACGGCTGACCGTGCCGGTCGCGGGCGGACCGGCGTGA
- a CDS encoding response regulator encodes MSVRILLADDHALVRRGVRLILEQEPDLEVVAEAGDGAEAVALLREVPVDLVILDIAMPRMTGLQAAREIGRRREPPRVLMLSMHDNEQYFFESLKVGASGYVLKSVADEDLVAACRSAMRGEAFVYPGAMSALVRDYLDRLRRGERVPMTALTERENQVLKLIAEGSSSKEIAAALTISVKTVERHRANILARLGMRDRTQLVRYAIRAGLVEP; translated from the coding sequence GTGAGCGTCCGGATCCTACTGGCCGACGACCACGCGCTGGTGCGCCGCGGCGTACGCCTCATCCTGGAGCAGGAGCCGGACCTGGAGGTCGTGGCCGAGGCGGGCGACGGCGCGGAGGCGGTCGCCCTGCTGCGCGAGGTGCCGGTCGACCTGGTGATCCTGGACATCGCGATGCCGCGGATGACCGGGCTGCAGGCGGCTCGCGAGATCGGCCGCCGCCGCGAGCCGCCGCGGGTGCTGATGCTCTCGATGCACGACAACGAGCAGTACTTCTTCGAGTCGCTCAAGGTGGGCGCCAGCGGCTACGTGCTGAAGTCCGTGGCCGACGAGGACCTGGTCGCGGCCTGCCGGTCCGCGATGCGCGGGGAGGCCTTCGTCTACCCCGGCGCGATGAGCGCGCTGGTGCGCGACTACCTCGACCGGCTGCGGCGCGGCGAGCGGGTGCCGATGACCGCGCTGACCGAGCGGGAGAACCAGGTGCTCAAGCTGATCGCCGAGGGGTCGTCGTCCAAGGAGATCGCCGCGGCGCTGACGATCAGCGTCAAGACCGTGGAGCGGCACCGCGCCAACATCCTCGCCCGGCTGGGCATGCGGGACCGGACGCAGCTGGTGCGCTACGCGATCCGGGCGGGGCTGGTCGAGCCGTAG
- a CDS encoding hydantoinase B/oxoprolinase family protein has product MSRRAPTQFPFGFLTDDRGAAADPVLVEIVQGSLASVEREVETAIARTSRSPMIRDAHDFRAGIHDRLLRKLTGRSYSALVHPVARDFPIAEMREGDVFFHNDVYRSEGGIGHLPDLCVTVPVFAGDEEDRRVVAFVQAFGHHDDIGGAVPGSMPSHATSVFEEGLMVPPIRLWDAGVPNRAALTIMTRNSRMPESLSADLDAECSACLMGARRLGELFDRYGVAAVEACFDAIIDRTTTTYRREILSQIPVGTWVWEDYAEHDGVDEPRLHTQRITLTRTPADDPGGERLVLDFDGTGPQAKGPINHAGDASDGVFLAKWLAPVLRNLAESPERMAELDVNEGVVPLLEMRFPEPGTLLTPVFPAPTNARTFVILRLLGVLAGVVAKAVDGRMPADQETIRYTGVYGEDRDGRPYLMREVLGGGSGGRYYADGEDTIHVVPDSRNLPTEFTEARFPFRVESLSLAVDSGGAGEFRGGLGYEKQVRMLRDAHFMSIADRSILSCWGVRGGRAGSPFRVTIDPGGPREREVDALADAEPVAAGELIRIRTTGGGGWGDPLARDPALVVRDVRWHKVSPDAARASYGVVLTGSLETDDLAYDEAATAAERAGRPPVEAFFDRGPGYARLSGGATHADVDAM; this is encoded by the coding sequence ATGAGCCGCCGTGCCCCCACGCAGTTCCCCTTCGGCTTCCTCACCGACGACCGCGGCGCGGCCGCCGACCCGGTGCTGGTCGAGATCGTCCAGGGCTCGCTGGCCAGCGTCGAGCGGGAGGTCGAGACGGCGATCGCGCGGACCAGCCGCAGCCCGATGATCCGCGACGCGCACGACTTCCGCGCCGGCATCCACGACCGGCTGCTGCGCAAGCTCACCGGCCGCTCGTACTCCGCCCTGGTCCACCCGGTCGCGCGCGACTTCCCGATCGCGGAGATGCGCGAGGGCGACGTGTTCTTCCACAACGACGTCTACCGCTCCGAGGGCGGCATCGGCCACCTGCCCGACCTGTGCGTCACCGTCCCGGTCTTCGCGGGGGACGAGGAGGACCGTCGCGTCGTGGCGTTCGTGCAGGCCTTCGGCCACCACGACGACATCGGCGGCGCGGTCCCGGGGTCGATGCCCAGCCACGCCACCAGCGTCTTCGAGGAGGGGCTGATGGTGCCGCCGATCCGGCTGTGGGACGCCGGCGTCCCCAACCGCGCGGCGCTGACGATCATGACCCGCAACAGCCGGATGCCGGAGTCGCTCTCGGCCGACCTCGACGCGGAGTGCTCGGCCTGCCTGATGGGCGCGCGCCGCCTCGGCGAGCTCTTCGACCGGTACGGCGTGGCCGCGGTCGAGGCGTGCTTCGACGCGATCATCGACCGCACCACCACGACGTACCGCCGCGAGATCCTCTCCCAGATCCCGGTCGGCACCTGGGTCTGGGAGGACTACGCCGAGCACGACGGCGTCGACGAGCCGCGGCTGCACACCCAGCGGATCACCCTGACCCGCACGCCCGCCGACGACCCGGGCGGCGAGCGGCTGGTCCTCGACTTCGACGGCACCGGCCCGCAGGCGAAGGGCCCGATCAACCACGCCGGCGACGCCTCGGACGGCGTCTTCCTGGCGAAGTGGCTGGCGCCCGTCCTGCGCAACCTCGCGGAGAGCCCCGAGCGGATGGCCGAGCTCGACGTCAACGAGGGCGTGGTGCCGCTGCTCGAAATGCGGTTCCCCGAGCCCGGGACGCTGCTGACCCCGGTCTTCCCGGCCCCCACCAATGCCCGCACCTTCGTGATCCTCCGGCTGCTCGGCGTGCTCGCCGGCGTGGTCGCCAAGGCGGTCGACGGGCGGATGCCGGCCGACCAGGAGACGATCCGCTACACCGGCGTCTACGGCGAGGACCGCGACGGCCGGCCGTACCTGATGCGCGAGGTGCTCGGCGGCGGCTCCGGCGGTCGCTACTACGCCGACGGCGAGGACACCATCCACGTGGTGCCCGACAGCCGGAACCTGCCGACCGAGTTCACCGAGGCGCGCTTCCCGTTCCGGGTCGAGTCGCTGTCGCTGGCGGTGGACAGCGGGGGAGCGGGGGAGTTCCGCGGCGGGCTCGGGTACGAGAAGCAGGTCCGGATGCTCCGGGACGCGCACTTCATGTCGATCGCGGACCGCTCGATCCTGTCCTGCTGGGGTGTCCGGGGCGGCCGCGCCGGGTCGCCGTTCCGGGTCACGATCGATCCGGGCGGCCCCCGCGAGCGGGAGGTCGACGCGCTCGCCGACGCCGAGCCGGTGGCCGCGGGCGAGCTGATCCGGATCCGCACCACCGGGGGCGGCGGCTGGGGCGACCCGCTGGCGCGCGACCCGGCCCTCGTCGTCCGCGACGTCCGGTGGCACAAGGTCTCGCCGGACGCCGCCCGCGCGTCGTACGGCGTGGTGCTGACCGGCTCGCTCGAGACCGACGACCTGGCGTACGACGAGGCCGCCACCGCCGCCGAGCGCGCCGGCCGCCCCCCGGTCGAGGCGTTCTTCGACCGCGGCCCCGGGTACGCCCGGCTCTCCGGCGGCGCGACGCACGCCGACGTGGACGCGATGTGA
- a CDS encoding hydantoinase/oxoprolinase family protein, with amino-acid sequence MAAARRIRIGIDTGGTFTDVVALDEDSGELVTTKTPSTPADPADGFLAGIEKVLGLMGADGDAVSAVSHGTTVATNQLLEGKVDRLGFITNTGYEAMLEIARQSVPDGYGNSYFWVKPPRIVPRDLVRGVEGRLDADGAEVGPFDEDGAREVARWFRDQGVSTLGVCFLHAYADPAHEQRMLEVLREEHPDAVVSLSSEVLREYREYERAMTTLVDAAVKPRLSAYVAAISERLRAYDSPPFHVMKSNGGVLSAAEVVHQPITTVLSGPAAGALGAALIAQVAGFDRVLTSDGGGTSTDVSVVVDGEPTLTTEGSVGAFPSKIPMIDVVTVGAGGGSVAWLSPEGALKVGPRSAGADPGPLCYGRGGTEVTVTDAHVVLGRIPPHLLGGEIPLDVEAARAGVAALAQQLDLSPEACAAGVLEISAWNQANALRQVTVKRGLDVRDFALVTFGGSGSLLLCRLMDVLGVPTVLVPPDPGNVSAFGLLTVDVKDDHVQTHVALADALDPAVVEQVYDGLTARAASALEAEGFAPAEHVFARTADLRYFGQAFEVRVPVAPGPLDPAAVAAAFHAEHRALYGYDFAGDPTQQVEWVNLRVSGIGPITRPEIRRHEVADRQTSWGDPTRAVCFDADDGYAETRIVQRTDLPPGATVTGPAIIEEFGSTVPLHPGFAARVDEHLNLIVGRA; translated from the coding sequence ATGGCAGCCGCGCGCCGGATCCGGATCGGGATCGACACCGGGGGGACGTTCACCGACGTGGTCGCCCTCGACGAGGACAGCGGCGAGCTGGTCACCACCAAGACCCCCTCGACGCCCGCCGACCCCGCTGACGGGTTCCTCGCCGGCATCGAGAAGGTCCTCGGCCTGATGGGCGCCGACGGCGACGCGGTCTCCGCGGTCAGCCACGGCACGACGGTGGCGACCAACCAGCTCCTCGAGGGCAAGGTGGACCGCCTGGGCTTCATCACCAACACCGGCTACGAGGCGATGCTCGAGATCGCCCGCCAGTCGGTGCCCGACGGCTACGGCAACTCCTACTTCTGGGTGAAGCCGCCCCGGATCGTGCCGCGCGACCTGGTCCGCGGCGTCGAGGGCCGGCTGGACGCCGACGGCGCCGAGGTGGGGCCGTTCGACGAGGACGGCGCCCGCGAGGTGGCCCGGTGGTTCCGCGACCAGGGCGTCTCGACGCTGGGCGTCTGCTTCCTGCACGCGTACGCCGACCCGGCCCACGAGCAGCGGATGCTGGAGGTGCTGCGCGAGGAGCACCCCGACGCGGTGGTCTCGCTGTCCAGCGAGGTGCTGCGCGAGTACCGCGAGTACGAGCGCGCGATGACCACCCTCGTCGACGCGGCGGTCAAGCCGCGGCTCTCGGCGTACGTCGCCGCGATCAGCGAGCGGCTGCGGGCCTACGACAGTCCGCCCTTCCACGTGATGAAGAGCAACGGCGGGGTGCTCTCGGCCGCGGAGGTCGTGCACCAGCCGATCACCACCGTGCTCTCCGGGCCGGCGGCCGGCGCCCTCGGCGCGGCGCTGATCGCCCAGGTCGCGGGCTTCGACCGGGTGCTCACCTCCGACGGCGGCGGGACCTCCACCGACGTCAGCGTGGTCGTCGACGGCGAGCCGACGCTCACCACCGAGGGCTCGGTCGGCGCGTTCCCGTCGAAGATCCCGATGATCGACGTCGTCACGGTCGGCGCGGGCGGCGGCTCGGTCGCCTGGCTCTCGCCGGAGGGAGCGCTCAAGGTCGGGCCGCGCTCGGCGGGCGCCGACCCCGGGCCGCTCTGCTACGGCCGGGGCGGCACCGAGGTGACCGTCACCGACGCCCACGTCGTGCTCGGCCGGATCCCCCCGCACCTGCTGGGCGGCGAGATCCCGCTGGACGTCGAGGCCGCCCGCGCCGGCGTCGCGGCGCTCGCACAGCAGCTGGACCTCTCCCCGGAGGCGTGCGCCGCCGGCGTCCTGGAGATCTCGGCCTGGAACCAGGCCAACGCGCTGCGCCAGGTCACGGTCAAGCGCGGGCTCGACGTCCGCGACTTCGCGCTGGTCACCTTCGGCGGCTCCGGGTCGCTGCTGCTGTGCCGGCTGATGGACGTCCTCGGCGTCCCGACCGTGCTGGTGCCGCCGGACCCCGGCAACGTCTCGGCGTTCGGGCTGCTCACCGTCGACGTCAAGGACGACCACGTGCAGACCCACGTCGCCCTCGCCGACGCCCTCGACCCCGCCGTCGTCGAGCAGGTGTACGACGGCCTCACGGCGCGCGCCGCCTCGGCGCTGGAGGCCGAGGGCTTCGCCCCGGCGGAGCACGTCTTCGCGCGCACCGCCGACCTGCGCTACTTCGGCCAGGCGTTCGAGGTGCGGGTGCCGGTCGCCCCCGGTCCGCTCGACCCCGCGGCGGTCGCCGCGGCCTTCCACGCCGAGCACCGCGCGCTCTACGGCTACGACTTCGCCGGCGATCCGACCCAGCAGGTCGAGTGGGTCAACCTCCGGGTCTCCGGGATCGGGCCGATCACGCGCCCGGAGATCCGGCGGCACGAGGTCGCCGACCGGCAGACGTCCTGGGGGGATCCCACCCGGGCGGTCTGCTTCGACGCCGACGACGGGTACGCCGAGACCCGCATCGTCCAGCGCACCGACCTCCCGCCCGGGGCGACCGTGACCGGCCCGGCGATCATCGAGGAGTTCGGCTCCACCGTGCCGCTGCACCCCGGGTTCGCGGCCCGGGTCGACGAGCACCTCAACCTGATCGTGGGCCGCGCATGA
- a CDS encoding lysophospholipid acyltransferase family protein, with amino-acid sequence MEVYSVVHTVVAPTAKAIWRPTVHGLDNVPPTGPVLLASNHLSFADSLVIPIVVPRKVSFLAKSDYFTGTGVRGTLSRLWFEGIGMLPVDRDDTKAALASLGTALEVLAAGGAFGVYPEGTRSRDGRLYRGRTGVAHLALTAGCPVVPVGLTGTERLQPVGARLPRVVPVTVTFGEPIVPGDRFDGVPPGRARRELTDEVMAAIQRLSGQEEAGVYNDRAPDA; translated from the coding sequence ATGGAGGTCTACTCGGTCGTGCACACCGTCGTCGCGCCGACCGCGAAGGCGATCTGGCGGCCGACGGTCCACGGCCTCGACAACGTCCCGCCGACCGGCCCGGTGCTGCTGGCGAGCAACCACCTGAGCTTCGCCGACTCGCTGGTCATCCCGATCGTGGTGCCGCGCAAGGTCTCGTTCCTCGCCAAGTCCGACTACTTCACCGGCACCGGCGTGCGCGGCACGCTCAGCCGGCTGTGGTTCGAGGGGATCGGCATGCTGCCGGTGGACCGCGACGACACCAAGGCCGCGCTGGCCAGCCTCGGCACGGCGCTCGAGGTGCTCGCCGCCGGCGGCGCGTTCGGCGTCTACCCCGAGGGCACCCGGTCGCGGGACGGCCGGCTCTACCGCGGCCGGACGGGCGTCGCGCACCTCGCGCTGACCGCGGGCTGCCCCGTCGTCCCCGTCGGCCTCACCGGCACCGAGCGGCTCCAGCCGGTGGGCGCCCGGCTGCCGCGCGTCGTCCCGGTGACGGTCACCTTCGGCGAGCCGATCGTGCCCGGCGACCGGTTCGACGGCGTACCGCCCGGCCGGGCCCGGCGCGAGCTCACCGACGAGGTGATGGCCGCCATCCAGCGGCTGTCGGGCCAGGAGGAGGCCGGGGTCTACAACGACCGCGCTCCCGATGCGTGA
- a CDS encoding cation:proton antiporter encodes MTADLVYVVAGGCLLLAIVLPALLHRWAISAPMVLVGVGMLLGITSLPDGLPLDPQENRAQIEHVTELVVIVALMGVGLALDRPLEVRNRSSWAGWAPTWRLLGIGMPLCIGAVALFGWLAGLPVAAAVLLGAVLAPTDPVLASDVQVAGPQTGDDHEVDERDELRFTLTSEAGLNDGLAFPFVYLAILLAAEGSLGWWGLEWLGFYLVAKVVIGVVAGIAIGRGLAFIAFRASSPSLRVAERGESLLALAALVLSYGVGEVVGGYGFLAVFACAMTFRSAERSHDYHAAMHEVVERLERLLTLFVLLVLGIALTRGLLEELDWRGVAIGLALLLVIRPVLGFVSLAAFARRTHQTGGLTRPQQAAAAFFGVRGIGSIYYLAYAAGEDPALGDNWLWSTVAFTIVASVFLHGVLAAPVLRRVGSLQED; translated from the coding sequence GTGACCGCCGACCTCGTCTACGTCGTCGCGGGAGGCTGTCTGCTCCTCGCGATCGTCCTGCCCGCACTCCTGCACCGCTGGGCCATCTCCGCCCCGATGGTCCTGGTGGGGGTGGGGATGCTGCTCGGCATCACCTCGCTGCCGGACGGGCTCCCGCTCGACCCGCAGGAGAACCGCGCCCAGATCGAGCACGTCACCGAGCTCGTCGTGATCGTCGCGCTGATGGGCGTCGGGCTCGCGCTCGACCGCCCGCTCGAGGTGCGCAACCGGAGCAGCTGGGCCGGGTGGGCGCCGACCTGGCGGCTGCTCGGGATCGGGATGCCGCTGTGCATCGGCGCCGTGGCTCTGTTCGGGTGGCTCGCCGGCCTGCCCGTGGCCGCCGCCGTCCTGCTCGGGGCGGTGCTGGCCCCGACCGACCCGGTGCTGGCCAGCGACGTGCAGGTCGCGGGGCCGCAGACCGGCGACGACCACGAGGTCGACGAGCGCGACGAGCTGCGCTTCACGCTCACCTCCGAGGCGGGCCTCAACGACGGCCTGGCGTTCCCCTTCGTCTACCTCGCGATCCTGCTCGCCGCCGAGGGCTCGCTCGGGTGGTGGGGGCTGGAGTGGCTCGGGTTCTACCTGGTCGCGAAGGTGGTCATCGGCGTCGTCGCCGGCATCGCGATCGGACGAGGCCTGGCGTTCATCGCGTTCCGGGCGAGCAGCCCGTCCCTGCGGGTGGCCGAGCGGGGGGAGTCGCTGCTGGCGCTGGCCGCCCTCGTGCTGTCGTACGGCGTCGGCGAGGTCGTCGGCGGCTACGGCTTCCTCGCCGTCTTCGCGTGCGCGATGACCTTCCGCTCCGCGGAGCGCTCGCACGACTACCACGCCGCGATGCACGAGGTGGTGGAGCGGCTGGAGCGGCTGCTGACGCTCTTCGTGCTGCTCGTCCTCGGGATCGCGCTGACCCGCGGGCTGCTCGAGGAGCTCGACTGGCGCGGGGTCGCGATCGGCCTGGCGCTGCTGCTGGTGATCCGCCCGGTGCTCGGGTTCGTCTCGCTCGCCGCCTTCGCCCGCCGTACCCACCAGACCGGCGGGCTGACCCGCCCCCAGCAGGCCGCCGCGGCGTTCTTCGGCGTCCGGGGGATCGGCTCGATCTACTACCTCGCCTACGCCGCCGGCGAGGACCCCGCCCTCGGCGACAACTGGCTGTGGTCGACCGTCGCCTTCACCATCGTCGCCTCGGTCTTCCTGCACGGCGTCCTCGCCGCCCCGGTGCTCCGGCGGGTCGGCAGCCTCCAGGAGGACTGA